GTCATCGCGGGATAAAATCACAgcttctcctgcctcctcccctttcccatgCCCCAGATGCTCTCATTTTCCAAAACTTGTTCCCTCTGTCCATCACCTCAGTGTACCCTAGGGCAGATCCCCAGTTCCCCTGGCCTTGATCCTTGGACAGTGACCAGTCTCCTGACCCCACAGCCTGCTTCCTTTAATCTAATCTGCTCATATTCATctgctgtttgtttgttgttgtttttcgaGATTCAACTCTAAGATATTACTGTCCTTTAGAGCTTTTAATAATTCTCCATTACTGTCAGGGACCTTTTCCTACCATGGTGCCCTTTGCACTTGCGATTTCCTCTAGCTAGAATGAATGCCTTTCCCCCTAGATGAGTGCTGTTCAATGGGTCACAtgaagttatttaaatttaaataatacatttaactAAATTcaactaaatttttatttaaccacATTAACATAATTTTAACTAGCTAAATTTAAAACGATGTTTTAAACTATGTTCTAGTAgccatattaaataaattaaaagtacgTGAATTTAATTTTAGTagtatttttatttgactttgtttattaaaaatactatttcaaaATGCAATATATACTAGACaattaagatattttatgttttttttctttttggtactaTGTCCTTGAGTTTTAGCACATATTATaccatttcttttacatttattatattaaacTATCCACATTTCTCATGTTCAATAGCTGTGTGTGGCTTGTGGTTACCCAATTGGACAATACAGCCCTAGATATGTTCATAGCTTAGTCCCTCACTTCATTCAAATTTCTACTTAAATGTTACCTCCTCTGGGAAGGCTTGCTTGCTTGCCTCATATAAAGCTCCTCACTCCCTGTATTTGCCTTTAATGTCCTATGCTACTTATTTTTATtcgtttaaaaaatatttatttgtttatttggctgcactgggtcttatttgtggcattCAGGATTTTTTAGTTGTGGTTTGCAAACTCTTAATTGCAATacctgggatctagttctctgaccaggggttgaatccaggccccttgcattgggaacacaAAGTCCAGTCacgggacccccagggaagtcctgctgctttacttttttctcatagtacaccactgtgtgtgtgtgtgtgtgtgtgtgtgtgtgtatacacacacgtgtgagtgtgtgtgtgtgcactcagttgtgtccgactctttgcaaccccataaactgcagtcCCCTgtctctatctatgggattttccaggcaagaatattggagggacttgccatttccttctccaacggatctcTCCcagccagagatcgaacctggatctcatGCAGTACAGGCGGTTTCTTTatgaactgagccaccagggaagccatacatatgcatatataaaatacatatagtgtgtgaatacatatatttattgctCATTATTTGTCTTTATGTTGACATGGTATTTGTAAAAGGGCAAGATCATTGCTGGTTTTACTTGTCACTGTGTCCCAGTGCCTAGCGCATGTGGTTGCTCAATTTGTAGATGTTAAACGACTCACAAGTATCGCCGTAGGACAGAGTATAGGGCCCCCCGGACCTGGCTCTGGCTCCCCATCTGATTAGGTTTCATACCCCTGCCACACTCCATCTAAGTGGAGCTAGTTTTCCACCTCTCGGTACTCACACtcttccctccttcttcctctttccacATATCCAAATCTCACTTATCCTTCCAGATTTGCcttgaaattttccttttcttggaaGCCTTCTATACAATCTATAGTCTCAGAATCCAGGATTGATATCTACCTTTTCTGAACCAAAGGGAACATTTTCCAAGCCTGGTTTAAGACCCTTTTCAGGAATGAGTTGTCCTACCATAACCCTTACTCTAGATGGGGAGCTGATGGGAGTCTGGAGCCATATCACATTGGTCTTTGTGGTAACCACAGCACTTGATAGCAAATGTCTTCAGTTGGGATTTGAATAAACCTCCATGGAATCagttatccattcatttgttcaacaaatatttattgagcactaacCATTTTCTGGGCATCTTTCTGAGTGCTGGAGACATAACAGAGAGCTAGATTCTCAAAGTTTACAATCTAGAGAGGGAAACAAGCAGTACGTATGTGACAATCACACAGAAGGCATCATGTTAGATAGTGATGTCTCCCCTGAAGGAGAATAAAAGGAGCTAAGGGATGACCCTGGCCCCACTCCCTATTAGACAGTATGGGCTGTGCAGATGCTCTGAGGAATAACATTTCAGGATCAAGCGAATAAAGTAAAGAGCTGCACTGTGGCCTGTGAGACTTTACACATATTACTTCATCTTGCTGAATTCTTATTCTTTAAAAGGTTTATTTGCAGATTAAATTCAAGTATGTAACATATAAGACCTAAGCCTCATACAGTGGAGAATTAATAATAGCCAATAATAATACATGTTAACAATGTATTGATCACTTACACTGTAATAGGCTTTgagataatctctttaaaaacCTTATCTCATTAATCCTTTTAACAGATTCTATGCGTTTTAAACTGAAAACCAAAATTAGCTGGCTTAAGCAGAGAATTTTGTTGAAGAATCAGAGAATAAGGAAACTAAATGGGAAGTTGGAGAACAAGGCTTACAAAGAATTTGGGAATATGTGATAGATATCAGCTTAGGAACCAAGGCAGTATCAAGTGTTAGGTTCCACCACCGGAGTCTGTACACGTCAAATATTTGTCCTCATTTCTACCTCATCTGCTCAAAGGTCAGTgatccaagtgaaagtgaaatttgttcagttgtgtccaattctttgtgacccagaattctccaggccagaatactggagttggtagcctttcccttctccaggggatcttcccaatccagggatcgaacccaggtctcccgcgttgcaggcaggttctttaccagctgagccacaagggaagcccaagaatactgaagtgggtagcctatcccttctccagcggaccttcctgacccaggaattgaactggggtctcctgcattgcaggctgattcttaaccaactgagctatgagtgaTCCAAGGGAAAGAGTAAAATTGGCAAAAATTGGGCTATGACCAAGGAAGTGCAGAAGACTTGACTGGAAGTCTCTTTAAACGTGTATACATGAGAGGTATATTtagaaaaacaatagcaacaacacaATGCCTTCCTGCAAATCACAGGGAAGAGCTAGGGTGATATCTAGGGCTTTTGGACTCTAGTGCTTCAGATCTTCACCACGAGACTCCATTGCTTCTTGCTGAATGCTGCCATTGAGAGAGTAGAGGTTAAACATCGGGTAggtgcttttccttttctaatctaGAGTAAGACCTTTTATAAGAATGAAGTGAGTGGATAAATGAAGGGATAagtggatggatgaacagatgatCAGGTGACTTatgattggatggatggatgtttgAAAGAAGGTTGACTGGTCTCTTTGCTCGTCCCAGTAGCCTCCAAGGCTGTAGTCTAGGAGAGGAGAGTTGCTTGGAAGTCTGCTAAGGTGCATGCAGGAAGACACCGCATCTAATATCTAATCATTTCAGGTTGTTCCTAACATTAGTTACCAGTGCATGGAGCTGAATCTCTACAAAATCCCCGACAACATCCCCATATCAaccaagatgctggacctgagCTTTAACTACCTGAGACATTTAGGCAGCCATAACTTCTCCAGCTTCCCAGAACTGCAAGTGCTGGATTTATCCAGGTAATGCATGAGTTCTACCACTGTACAAGGAGAAATGTTCATGGTATTGTCATTTCATTCTCAAGTCAGAAAGCCTGATTCATGAGGTCTCCTTTTCATTCACTTAATTATTCACTCAACAGACATCTTACTTATTACATAACTTTGGGCAAGCTATCTCCcttcttcaggtctcagctttTTTATTTGTGAAAGCAGTTGGATGAGACAGTTTCTAAGGAAAATtctatctctgattttctcttaAGTCAGGGGAGTAAACTGACTCAAATTCTTTCATCAGCAAAAATTTATTAACTACTTGCTGCTATATGTTGTTCACTCTGCTAGGAAACAAGAATATGTTGGTATGTAACACACAACCCTAGCTATTCAGGAGGGCATATCCACTTAAAAGAATTAATATGTTAAACCTGAGCATGGTGCTGGGCatatagtaggcattcaatacATGTTACTTGATTCTGATTTTGGATTTTGAACCTGAGATAAAGATAATAATATATAAGAGTAGGTGACAAGTTATTTGAAAACTAGAGAAAATACATTGTGTTGTACAGAAAAGGAGACTTCTATGCAGAgagccactgggcttccctgatggctcagtgggcacagaatccacctgcaatgcaggagacctgggttcaatcccttgcttGGGAATATTCCCTATGGGGGGgcggggcaacccactccagtattcttgcctggagaatccccctgatcagaggagcctggtgggccataatccatggggtcgcaaagagctggacatgaatgagtgactaacatacatatGCAGTGAGTAATTAAGACAGAGTTCTTGAATGGAGTTGGATTCAGATAATGTCTAGAATATTGAAAGTGAGGTACAGGATAGGGAATtaagaagatacaagaaagagaaagatgcatGATCAAAGGAAAACATCTGCTGTAAGAATGAACAGTGactagtattttcttttctgatacAACGAAGTGTATCATTCATTAGAACAGGCGaagttattatcatcattttgggGAGAACTGAGTCTTGTTCCTAAAATATTTACATCATTAGGGACCTTATTTAGAAAAGTAATGCATAATAGACTATAATCTCTATAAGAGTTTGTGAAAAGTGGAGAAACATATGTGACATTTTATTATAGAAACTCTTAATAAAGGATACGAAGATAGTAGATATTTCTGTAGAAGAGTGATCATCTGATGTTTTATACTCTAACTTGGATATTGATAAACTACAACAAAGGTAGGAACCAAGCATTTTGAAGGCAGTGACATGGAGCCCCATGGAAGTCAGAATACTTGAGCTGAGTCCTCCTCCAACATTTACTGCCATGTGGCTGGAGGCTTGTCTCTACATTtgacctgagtctcagtttcatgTCTGTGACACATAAATGATGAACCTTACACCACAGGGTTAACTGTGATACTGAGAGtaacatgttatatatattaaaaaccttGCAAAGTAGACCTTATAAGTATAAAATACTATTATAGCATTCCATTCATttctaaatttcagttttctgagtAAGAATTTTGTCAAGAACTGTACCAAATTGAGGTAGCCAGAccaatattctttaattttaaagaaaaatggtttCTCATCAGCGTCCCTTAAAATTGATCTTCGACCCACCATGTACCCAAGGAACTGCCCTCAGAAGCTTTAAATATGTTCCTAGAGAGAGGCTAGTTCCCTCTCCTGGTTAGTAGGAGGAGATGCTAGATCAAGATAAGGACAGATTATGGTGCAATAGACGCTCTGCCTTTTCACCTCACTTCACAGTGTCTTCAGGTACCGTCAATAACTCTACTTATTTTCAATGGATGTTTTCGTGATAGACCAGCCAGCCTTTTGTCCCTATGGAAATCtactgatacatttttttttttttctttttgtagatgAGCAAACAGAGGCTTTGAGAGTTTAAGTATATATTCACATGGCTTGTTGACAACAGGCCAGAGATTCATATCCACATCCTGCTTCCAAGTTGTATGTTCCCTTCACCTTCATCCTCTGCTTCTCTAAagtgatattgttgttgtttggtcactaagtcatgtgcaagtttttatgaccccacggactggcaggctcctccatccatgggatttcccaggcaagaaaactggagtggtttggtacttccttctgcaggggctctttctgatccagggattaaacccagctctcctgcattggcaggcacattctttctCTTTGAGTCCCCTTATTACATGGGGAATTTTTCTTGAATAGTAAGGATATCTGTGACATTTAGGTATAATTTCTATATCTTTGAAATTGGCATTCAGTGGTCATTTATCATGCCTAGCAATTAACAACTATCTATCTCAACTTACCAGTTGGATATATAATCACAATTATGTGTTTCAGGAAATGGCTAAAGTTGATCTGAGGTTCAGTCTTCAGGGGCCCCAGTCATTCATCTTTAACTGATTTTCCTCTGTTGGATGGACTGCCTCTGCTTAGCATGTGTGCCTCGTGTGATACAAAAGATTGTCATGGGCTAGTGTGACAGTACCAAATTTGCCGGACTTCTTTGTTTCATCTGCCTTGCTGGATATTTTTGCTTATGCACCATTATATAGCATTGTTATATCTGTGTGGAGACCTAGATGACTGGGTTGATATTTCATTTTGGTTTCCTATTCAGCAGAAATATTATAtaatctgtatctctttttcttgtAGATGTGAAATTAAGATTATTGAAGACGACACATTTCAGGGCCTAAACCACCTCTCCACCTTGATACTGACGGGAAACCCTATCCAGAGTTTAGCCTGGGGAGCCTTTTCTGGGCTATCAAGTTTACAGAAGCTGGTGGCCGTGGAGACAAACCTAGTCTCTCTAAATGACTTCCCCATTGGACATCTCAAAAACTTGAAAGAGCTTAATGTGGCTCACAATTTTATCCATTCCTTCAAGTTACCTGAATATTTTTCTAACCTGCCCAACCTGGAGCACTTGGATCTTTCTAACAACAAaatccaaaatatttattatgaagaTGTGAAAGTTCTACATCAAATGCCCCTACTCAACCTCTCTTTAGATTTGTCCTTGAACCCTTTAGACTTTATTGAACCAGGTACCTTTAAAGAAATTAAGCTCAATGGATTGACTCTGCGAAGTAATTTTAACAGTTCACATGTCATGAAAACCTGTATTCAAGGTCTGGCTGGTTTAAAAACCAACCGGCTGGTTTTGggagaatttaaaaatgaaaggaagttGCAAAGATTTGACAGATCTTTCCTGGAGGGACTGTGCAACCTGACCATTGAACAATTCCGGATAGCGTACTTGGACAAATTCTCAGGGGACGATACAGACTTATTTAATTGTTTGGCAAATGTTTCTGTGATTTCTCTGTTGAGTATATCTTTAGGAAGTCTACAAGCCCTTCTTAAAGATTTTAGATGGCAACACTTAGAAATTATTAACTGTGACTTTGacaagtttcctgcattgaagcTCAGTTCTCTCAAAAAGTTTGTTTTCACAGACAACAAAGATATAAGCACTTTTACTGAGTTTCAGCTACCGAGCCTTCAGTATCTAGATCTCAAAAGAAATCACTTGAGTTTCAAGGGGTGCTGTTCTCACACTGATTTTGGGACAACCAACCTGAAGCATTTAGATCTGAGCTTCAATGATGTCATTACCTTAGGTTCAAACTTCATGGGCTTAGAGCAACTAGAACACCTGGATTTTCAGCATTCCACTCTGAAACAGATCAATGCTTTTTCAGCATTCCTATCACTCAGAAACCTCCGCTACCTTGATATTTCTTATACCAACATCCGCATTGTCTTCCATGGCATCTTTACTGGCTTAGTCAGTCTGCAAACCTTGAAAATGGCAGGCAACTCTTTTCAGAACAACTTGCTCCCTGACATCTTCACAGAACTGACTAACTTAACCGTCTTGGACCTCTCTAAGTGTCAGCTGGAACAGGTAGCCCAGACAGCATTTCACTCCCTCTCTAGCCTTCAGGTGCTGAATATGAGTCACAACAAACTCTTGTCACTGGATACATTTCTTTATGAACCACTCCACTCGCTCCGGATCCTAGACTGCAGCTTCAACCGTATCATGGCCTCTAAGGAGCAAGAACTACAGAATTTGCCAAGGAGCCTCACTTGGCTAAATCTTACTCAGAATGCATTTGCTTGTGTTTGTGAACATCAGAGTTTCCTGCAGTGGGTCAAGGACCAGAGGCAGCTCTTGGTGGGAGCTGAGCAAATGATGTGTGCAGAGCCTTTAGATATGGAGGACATGCCAGTGCTTAGCTTCAGGAACGCCACTTGTCAGCTGAGCAAGACGATCATCAGTGTGTCGGTGGTCACTGTGCTCCTGGTGTCTGTGGTAGGAATCCTAGTCTACAAGTTCTATTTCCACCTGATGCTTCTTGCTGGCTGCAAAAAGTATGGCAGGGGCGAGAGCACCTATGATGCCTTTGTCATCTACTCGAGCCAGGATGAAGACTGGGTGCGGAATGAACTGGTAAAGAACTTGGAGGAGGGCGTGCCCCCCTTTCAGCTCTGCCTTCACTACAGGGACTTTATTCCTGGGGTGGCCATCGCCGCCAATATCATCCAGGAGGGTTTCCACAAAAGCCGTAAGGTTATTGTCGTGGTGTCCCAGCACTTCATCCAGAGCCGATGGTGTATCTTCGAGTATGAGATTGCCCAGACCTGGCAGTTTCTGAGCAGCCGTGCTGGCATCATCTTCATCGTCCTGCAGAAGCTGGAGAAGTCTCTCCTGCGGCAGCAGGTGGAGCTCTATCGCCTTCTGAGCAGGAACACCTACCTGGAGTGGGAGGACAGTGTCCTGGGGCGGCATGTCTTCTGGAGAAGACTCAGAAAAGCCTTGCTGGCTGGTAAACCCCAGAGTCCAGAAGGAACAGCAGATGCAGAAACCAACCCGCAAGAAGCGACAACCTCCACCTGAGGAGGAGAATCCCCTGATGTGCTTCTTTCCCAGATGGATGCAGGGCGTGTTCAGTTAACAAGTAAATGCCGCCATGTACCAAGCATTGTGCTAAAgactggtgattcagtggtacgCGAGCCCTATAGGACTGCCAGCCTCGTGGAGCTTACAGTGTAGAGGGAATAAATACTGTGCTAAAATACAGAACTTCCCGGGGGATGTTTCAACCAACTCAGCTAAGGAGTCCAGGGCAGGGAAAGTCAACTAAACTCTTACCCCATCAAACTGAATTAGAGCTAAGAGACTGGGCCTCTGTGAGAGTAAAAAAGGACAGACTTCTTCTCCTGAGTCCTTCGAGTAGAAACCGCCTCAGGTTATATGTTTTAGCCATGTTAAAACAAGGTGTTTTTGGTCGTTTTGATTGATCTAGGTCTTGgctcacttttcctttttctattggaTACAGTTTAAATTCTACTTTCTGACCCAGAAGACTCCTGATTCAGATTCCCCTCCACTTTATGTCAATTCACAAATGTCCTGGTTATCCTTTAGCATGTTCTATTTATTAACTATTAGGTCctgatatatttttgtctttataaatCCAGTTCTCATTTTCCACGTCTTCTCTATCAACCCATACCataaataaaactcttagagacaTGCTGGACATATCCATATTTAACTACTATCTTTTGaggaaatatgtaaaatacagtCTATCATTTTGTCACTTGATGTCATTCTGAAGTTACTACCTAGTACGTTATGACTGTCCTGAAGGCAGTATCAAAATGATTTGGTTGAAAGTGGCACTTATGGTAATAGAGGGAAATAGGTCCAACTTCCTGGCCTCATAATGAGAAATTCAGGTTAGAGGCAGGGTAAGAGGTGGGGTGACCTTTGGAGGTCAGTTTTTCTCAATGACCCCAGAAACATGTGGGCTGATAGAGCTGGGGTGACCACATAATGAGAATTGCAGCAAAATTTTTCTTGTGCAGCAAGTGGGTTTTATTTGATAGACGATTGAATTTTTCAAGGTATTTTGAAATGGTTTGAGGTGGGGAGCCTGCCTTGTTCTTTCCTGTTGGGTGTCTCTCCATGACCATATTTAGGAAAGAGCTGatgtcatttttgagaaaataatgtCCCCGAGGTTACTGTGGGTCATGTTAAggtgaattcttagaaaagcacaCTCATCCAGCTTCGTCAGCGTGGTGCAAAGAAAGGGCAAAGAGGACGTGTGGAAAATACAGTTGTCAAAACTGAAATATATGGCCACATGAGGAATGTGTTTGTGACTGAGTGTTCCAGAGGGTATTTTGGTCGGAGCACGGTTGAAGTTGCTGAGCATGCCTGAGTGTGTGTATAGGTCTCATGTGCCAGTGAAAGTGGGCACATGTGTTTGACCACATGCCTCTACGTGTTCCTGTTCATGTTTGTGTGATCATATCTGCGTGGAAGAAAGTGTGATTACATTGTAAGGGGAGTATTTGTACTGATGTTGATGTCTCAGCTGTTTGACTTAGGTCCTCACTCTGGTGCTGGCATGTGATTTCTCATATACAGATGTCTGTGTTAGATTCTCAGTATGCTTGAAGGCGTGGGTTTTTATGTGTGTCTAGGCTATATGTAAGTGTGTATGTTCATATTTAAGTGTGCATTTTGTATCTGTGTATTACTTCAAGCACATATATGACTCCAAGGAGGAAAATCAAAACCCAAGTGGAATATTTCCTGCATACAAGTCTGTCACTGGCCTTATTCCTACCATTCCTCTCTCCCTACTTTGAATTGTGAAAACTTCAGGTGAAGTaggcaagaaaggaaagaaatgatatgaCAGAAAcataagggaaagaaagaggaaatttaGTCTTAGGACAGGTTCTTTCCAGCCATTTAAATTCTCTGGATTAAAGAGAGATGAAGGGtggaatagaaagaaaagaaaaattaatactaATGTCTCAAATTTGTATAATATCCTATATCTTAGGATATATTTGCACAATTATAA
Above is a window of Bos indicus isolate NIAB-ARS_2022 breed Sahiwal x Tharparkar chromosome 8, NIAB-ARS_B.indTharparkar_mat_pri_1.0, whole genome shotgun sequence DNA encoding:
- the TLR4 gene encoding toll-like receptor 4 isoform X1; the protein is MMARARLAAALIPATAILSCLRTESWDPCVQVVPNISYQCMELNLYKIPDNIPISTKMLDLSFNYLRHLGSHNFSSFPELQVLDLSRCEIKIIEDDTFQGLNHLSTLILTGNPIQSLAWGAFSGLSSLQKLVAVETNLVSLNDFPIGHLKNLKELNVAHNFIHSFKLPEYFSNLPNLEHLDLSNNKIQNIYYEDVKVLHQMPLLNLSLDLSLNPLDFIEPGTFKEIKLNGLTLRSNFNSSHVMKTCIQGLAGLKTNRLVLGEFKNERKLQRFDRSFLEGLCNLTIEQFRIAYLDKFSGDDTDLFNCLANVSVISLLSISLGSLQALLKDFRWQHLEIINCDFDKFPALKLSSLKKFVFTDNKDISTFTEFQLPSLQYLDLKRNHLSFKGCCSHTDFGTTNLKHLDLSFNDVITLGSNFMGLEQLEHLDFQHSTLKQINAFSAFLSLRNLRYLDISYTNIRIVFHGIFTGLVSLQTLKMAGNSFQNNLLPDIFTELTNLTVLDLSKCQLEQVAQTAFHSLSSLQVLNMSHNKLLSLDTFLYEPLHSLRILDCSFNRIMASKEQELQNLPRSLTWLNLTQNAFACVCEHQSFLQWVKDQRQLLVGAEQMMCAEPLDMEDMPVLSFRNATCQLSKTIISVSVVTVLLVSVVGILVYKFYFHLMLLAGCKKYGRGESTYDAFVIYSSQDEDWVRNELVKNLEEGVPPFQLCLHYRDFIPGVAIAANIIQEGFHKSRKVIVVVSQHFIQSRWCIFEYEIAQTWQFLSSRAGIIFIVLQKLEKSLLRQQVELYRLLSRNTYLEWEDSVLGRHVFWRRLRKALLAGKPQSPEGTADAETNPQEATTST
- the TLR4 gene encoding toll-like receptor 4 isoform X2, with the protein product MPLLNLSLDLSLNPLDFIEPGTFKEIKLNGLTLRSNFNSSHVMKTCIQGLAGLKTNRLVLGEFKNERKLQRFDRSFLEGLCNLTIEQFRIAYLDKFSGDDTDLFNCLANVSVISLLSISLGSLQALLKDFRWQHLEIINCDFDKFPALKLSSLKKFVFTDNKDISTFTEFQLPSLQYLDLKRNHLSFKGCCSHTDFGTTNLKHLDLSFNDVITLGSNFMGLEQLEHLDFQHSTLKQINAFSAFLSLRNLRYLDISYTNIRIVFHGIFTGLVSLQTLKMAGNSFQNNLLPDIFTELTNLTVLDLSKCQLEQVAQTAFHSLSSLQVLNMSHNKLLSLDTFLYEPLHSLRILDCSFNRIMASKEQELQNLPRSLTWLNLTQNAFACVCEHQSFLQWVKDQRQLLVGAEQMMCAEPLDMEDMPVLSFRNATCQLSKTIISVSVVTVLLVSVVGILVYKFYFHLMLLAGCKKYGRGESTYDAFVIYSSQDEDWVRNELVKNLEEGVPPFQLCLHYRDFIPGVAIAANIIQEGFHKSRKVIVVVSQHFIQSRWCIFEYEIAQTWQFLSSRAGIIFIVLQKLEKSLLRQQVELYRLLSRNTYLEWEDSVLGRHVFWRRLRKALLAGKPQSPEGTADAETNPQEATTST